A stretch of the Halomonas sp. BDJS001 genome encodes the following:
- a CDS encoding TetR/AcrR family transcriptional regulator, translating to MKTKTTLKTTDIRENILATGQRIMAGKGFSAVGLNEILATAGVPKGSFYHYFGSKDAFGEALLEHYFEHYLAELDETLRQPNKTMAERLMSYWQNWEENQSFFDCQGKCLAVKLGAEVADLSETMRLALKRGTRGIIDRLAQAIEAGMADGSLSIKGSAHDNAESLYQLWLGASVMVKIVRTTHPFETAMKTTRQILHLSA from the coding sequence ATGAAGACTAAAACTACACTTAAAACAACCGATATTCGTGAGAATATTCTTGCTACAGGCCAGCGAATTATGGCGGGCAAGGGCTTCTCGGCTGTTGGTTTAAACGAAATTTTAGCGACAGCCGGCGTACCTAAGGGTTCCTTCTACCATTATTTTGGTTCGAAGGATGCGTTCGGAGAGGCGCTGCTTGAGCACTATTTCGAGCATTATCTCGCTGAGCTCGACGAGACGCTTCGTCAGCCTAATAAGACGATGGCCGAACGCTTGATGTCGTATTGGCAGAACTGGGAAGAGAATCAATCCTTTTTCGATTGCCAGGGCAAATGCCTTGCGGTCAAGCTAGGAGCAGAAGTAGCCGACTTGTCGGAAACAATGCGTTTAGCACTTAAGCGCGGTACGAGGGGCATCATTGATCGTCTTGCGCAAGCTATAGAGGCTGGTATGGCAGATGGTTCGCTGTCGATTAAGGGATCTGCTCACGACAATGCAGAAAGCCTTTATCAGCTTTGGCTGGGTGCCAGCGTGATGGTAAAAATTGTGCGTACCACGCATCCTTTTGAAACAGCCATGAAAACGACTCGCCAGATTCTTCATCTTTCCGCCTGA
- a CDS encoding AraC family transcriptional regulator: protein MADRLATLMEHFSVTAEVFHAGALCGTNTLETDGVSGQMHLVRRGTVKVIHHDGSLNITQPSLLLYARPMTHRFITDLEQGADMACASLRFEGGAQNPIAASLPNVVCLPLDAIAGASQVLDLLFEEAFTQHCGRVAVVNRLFEVVMIQILRQLMENNDVKGGMLAGLSHPRLRNALVAIHEEPTKAWTLDTLAERAGMSRSVFASSFNEVVGTTPGKYLQGWRIRMAQQALKRGRPIKIIAGEVGYGSEVALSRAFKAYTGMSPRQWREAQAATL, encoded by the coding sequence ATGGCCGATAGGTTAGCGACACTGATGGAGCACTTCTCGGTAACGGCTGAGGTATTTCACGCAGGGGCTCTATGCGGTACCAATACCTTGGAAACTGATGGAGTATCGGGGCAGATGCATTTGGTGCGGCGGGGAACGGTTAAGGTGATACACCACGATGGGTCTCTGAACATTACGCAGCCCAGTTTGTTGCTCTATGCACGCCCAATGACGCACCGTTTCATAACCGATCTCGAGCAGGGTGCCGACATGGCCTGTGCCAGCTTACGTTTTGAGGGCGGCGCGCAGAATCCAATTGCAGCGAGTTTGCCGAATGTTGTGTGTCTGCCGCTGGACGCCATTGCCGGTGCATCGCAGGTTCTGGATCTGCTATTTGAAGAGGCATTTACTCAGCACTGCGGTCGGGTTGCAGTGGTTAACCGCCTATTTGAGGTGGTGATGATTCAAATACTGCGACAGCTAATGGAAAACAACGATGTGAAGGGGGGAATGCTGGCGGGCCTCTCACATCCACGCTTGCGCAACGCCCTTGTTGCCATACATGAAGAGCCGACAAAAGCGTGGACGCTGGATACGCTGGCAGAAAGGGCAGGTATGTCGCGCAGCGTGTTTGCGTCTAGCTTTAACGAGGTTGTGGGTACTACCCCTGGTAAATACTTGCAAGGGTGGCGTATTAGGATGGCGCAGCAGGCATTAAAGCGCGGTCGGCCGATCAAGATTATTGCCGGAGAAGTGGGCTATGGAAGCGAAGTGGCCTTGTCGCGAGCCTTTAAAGCCTACACGGGAATGTCACCAAGACAGTGGCGAGAAGCGCAAGCGGCCACTCTGTGA
- a CDS encoding Gfo/Idh/MocA family protein — protein MTTKQFRVGIIGADTKASWAGGSHVPAIQKHPSLILAAVATRREASARAAAEAFGAERWYADPYELIHDDTIDIVTIAVNVPAHKALVLAASKAKKAIYCESPLGSTLAETEQMAAEAGTLHTAIGLQGRQNPAVRRAAELIALGKLGTIMSANVRATTFGYGPESPSVYDYFNKAASGASFLTITTAHVLDVIEAVLGNVSEVDARTELLWPEVKLTDTGETSVREIPDHVDIIAKTAIGAPVSVQVLAGVSENDAHFVFDIRGSEGSLTLTGNHLAGVQVGDLTLSASVAFAPPETPIALGAINASAPSVWACAAINVGEVYDSLARDMAEGTFNTPGFGHAVHNSQLVAAVERAAQTGERQRNLS, from the coding sequence ATGACGACTAAACAATTTCGCGTGGGAATCATCGGCGCAGACACCAAAGCGAGCTGGGCGGGAGGTTCCCACGTCCCCGCTATTCAGAAACACCCTTCACTGATCCTAGCGGCAGTGGCCACGCGGAGGGAAGCGAGCGCCAGGGCTGCAGCAGAAGCATTTGGTGCTGAACGCTGGTACGCCGATCCCTATGAACTCATTCATGATGACACTATCGATATCGTTACTATCGCTGTCAACGTACCGGCTCATAAAGCGTTAGTGCTTGCCGCCTCAAAGGCCAAGAAGGCCATATACTGCGAGTCGCCACTTGGCTCAACGTTAGCCGAAACGGAGCAAATGGCCGCGGAAGCAGGAACGCTGCATACCGCTATCGGCTTGCAGGGGCGTCAGAACCCTGCCGTCCGTCGCGCCGCTGAACTTATTGCTCTCGGTAAGCTTGGCACCATCATGTCGGCGAATGTTCGCGCCACCACGTTCGGGTATGGCCCCGAGTCGCCTAGCGTTTATGACTACTTCAACAAGGCCGCTTCTGGTGCAAGTTTTCTGACGATAACCACTGCTCATGTGCTTGATGTCATCGAAGCAGTACTGGGCAACGTCTCGGAAGTCGATGCTAGAACGGAGCTCCTCTGGCCGGAAGTTAAGCTGACCGATACTGGCGAGACATCGGTTCGAGAGATTCCCGATCACGTTGATATTATCGCTAAAACAGCGATTGGAGCTCCCGTTTCCGTGCAGGTGCTGGCTGGCGTTTCTGAAAACGATGCACACTTTGTCTTTGATATTCGGGGTTCAGAAGGCTCTCTGACGCTGACAGGCAACCACTTGGCGGGTGTACAGGTCGGTGACCTGACGCTGTCGGCAAGTGTGGCGTTCGCACCACCCGAAACACCGATTGCACTGGGTGCCATCAATGCGTCTGCCCCCAGTGTGTGGGCCTGTGCCGCTATCAATGTGGGGGAAGTATACGACAGCTTGGCCCGCGATATGGCTGAAGGTACCTTCAATACACCGGGCTTTGGGCATGCAGTTCACAATAGCCAACTGGTGGCAGCGGTCGAACGTGCGGCGCAAACAGGCGAACGGCAGCGCAACCTCAGCTGA
- a CDS encoding aldo/keto reductase, whose translation MRMSTLGNSGLFVSELCFGAMTFGGTTGIWGQVGKLGQDDADALVKSAFEAGINFFDTANVYANGRSETMLGQSLRNLGLPRDELVIATKVASAMGEGPNQRGTSRRHILSECQASIQRLGLDYIDLYQIHAFDPATPIEETLDALDSLVRAGDVRYIGLSNWAAWQIMKALGISRARGLSPIVSLQAYYTLVGRDVEREITPMLTSEQVGMMVWSPLAGGYLTGKYSGKSSNGGRLKELDFPPIDRQRGEPLIETLTAIAAKHDATPGQIAIAWLLHQPVVTSVILGAKRVDQLEENIKATSIQLDPADLDQLDTVSKLPNEYPGWLLNQLGDRHS comes from the coding sequence ATGCGTATGTCCACGTTAGGCAATAGCGGTTTGTTCGTATCTGAATTGTGCTTCGGCGCGATGACGTTTGGAGGCACCACCGGCATATGGGGGCAAGTCGGCAAGCTTGGCCAGGATGATGCTGATGCGCTTGTAAAATCGGCTTTCGAGGCAGGCATCAATTTCTTTGACACTGCGAACGTCTACGCCAATGGGCGCAGTGAGACGATGCTTGGTCAGTCGCTTCGCAACCTTGGCCTGCCCAGAGATGAGCTCGTCATCGCAACAAAAGTGGCCTCCGCCATGGGAGAGGGGCCGAACCAGCGCGGCACTTCTCGCCGTCATATTTTAAGCGAGTGCCAAGCAAGTATACAGCGGCTAGGGCTGGACTATATCGATCTTTACCAAATCCATGCATTCGATCCCGCCACGCCGATAGAAGAAACTCTAGATGCACTTGATTCGCTTGTTCGCGCTGGCGATGTCCGCTACATCGGACTTTCGAATTGGGCTGCATGGCAGATCATGAAAGCGCTTGGTATCAGCAGGGCCAGAGGCCTCTCCCCTATCGTCTCTCTGCAGGCTTACTACACGCTGGTAGGCCGAGACGTGGAGCGCGAGATCACCCCCATGCTGACGTCCGAGCAGGTCGGGATGATGGTATGGAGCCCCTTGGCTGGCGGCTACTTGACAGGGAAGTACTCAGGGAAGAGCAGCAACGGCGGCCGACTGAAGGAGCTGGATTTCCCACCGATTGACCGCCAGCGCGGCGAACCACTGATCGAAACGCTAACGGCTATCGCCGCTAAACATGATGCAACGCCAGGTCAGATCGCAATAGCATGGCTCCTTCACCAGCCAGTAGTGACCAGCGTCATTCTCGGCGCAAAGCGTGTCGATCAACTGGAAGAGAATATCAAAGCCACCTCTATCCAGCTGGATCCAGCCGATCTAGACCAACTCGATACAGTTAGCAAGTTGCCTAATGAGTATCCTGGATGGCTTTTGAATCAGTTGGGTGACCGACACTCCTAG
- a CDS encoding LysR family transcriptional regulator: MNPSLLPSLAWFALIARHRSFTRAADEMGVSRAALSQNLKALEKQLGVRLLYRTTRDMSLTEAGQQLFDTLTPTLNKIEKTVSTLGDSSGTPAGLIRINVSRLAARVLLEPHLADFYMRYPKIKLEMIMDDSLSNIIADGCDVGIRLGRSLAEHVVAVPISPTLSMAVVASPAYFEQYGVPKTPADLVQHNCINYRYAGSGAVRDWDFEELGNNGHHFTQSVTGNLTTNDDEGMARAAIQGVGLSQHLDIAIQDYLADGRLVRVLVDWTHRHPGFYLYSPSREQMPSKVRALIDFLKEKRGFITLQ; the protein is encoded by the coding sequence ATGAATCCATCACTGCTTCCATCACTTGCTTGGTTTGCTCTTATTGCTCGGCACCGCAGTTTTACGCGTGCCGCGGATGAAATGGGTGTATCACGCGCCGCTCTGTCGCAGAATCTCAAAGCGTTGGAGAAGCAGTTGGGCGTGCGGCTGCTATACCGTACGACTCGCGATATGTCGTTGACGGAGGCGGGTCAGCAGTTATTCGATACTTTGACGCCGACACTGAATAAGATTGAAAAGACGGTTTCAACTCTGGGAGATTCCAGCGGCACGCCTGCTGGCTTGATCCGAATCAATGTCTCACGCCTGGCGGCGAGGGTGCTGCTGGAGCCGCATCTGGCTGATTTCTACATGCGCTATCCGAAGATAAAGCTCGAAATGATCATGGACGATTCACTGTCGAACATCATCGCCGATGGCTGCGACGTGGGTATTCGACTGGGGCGCAGTCTTGCAGAGCACGTCGTTGCCGTCCCCATTAGCCCTACGCTGTCGATGGCCGTGGTTGCCTCACCTGCCTACTTCGAGCAGTACGGCGTACCGAAGACACCAGCGGATTTGGTGCAGCACAATTGCATTAACTACCGCTACGCGGGCAGTGGAGCTGTTCGTGACTGGGATTTCGAGGAGCTGGGAAACAATGGCCACCATTTTACCCAATCAGTGACCGGGAACCTCACCACCAATGATGATGAGGGCATGGCGCGGGCAGCAATTCAGGGCGTAGGACTGAGCCAACATCTTGATATTGCGATTCAAGATTATTTGGCTGATGGTCGCCTTGTCAGGGTTCTTGTTGATTGGACACACAGGCACCCAGGCTTTTACTTGTATTCGCCCTCGCGTGAGCAGATGCCTTCCAAGGTGCGTGCATTGATTGATTTCTTAAAAGAGAAGCGAGGCTTCATAACGCTTCAATAG
- a CDS encoding 2Fe-2S iron-sulfur cluster-binding protein, whose amino-acid sequence MSEDNGITQLPITRRRFNQVSLAIAASTQASWMAFAAKPAWAQTAPALPMSILLTVNSKAHDLTLDPRTTLLDALREHIGLTGTKKGCDHGQCGACTAIVDGRRMYTCLSLAVMHEESEITTVEGIGSANDLHPMQKAFVERDGYQCGYCTPGQIMAAIATLDELSAGIPSAVTVDVTSSSTATPEELRERMSGNLCRCAAYPNIIAAISDVEESQG is encoded by the coding sequence ATGTCCGAGGATAATGGCATAACCCAGTTACCGATAACGCGGCGGCGTTTTAATCAGGTGAGCCTTGCCATCGCCGCAAGCACTCAGGCGAGCTGGATGGCCTTTGCCGCGAAACCTGCTTGGGCGCAGACAGCGCCAGCCCTACCGATGTCGATTTTGCTCACCGTGAACAGCAAAGCTCATGATTTAACACTCGACCCACGCACGACACTGCTGGATGCACTGCGAGAGCATATTGGTCTGACAGGTACCAAGAAAGGCTGTGACCATGGCCAGTGCGGTGCCTGCACCGCCATTGTCGATGGGCGAAGGATGTACACTTGCCTGAGTCTTGCGGTTATGCACGAAGAGAGCGAGATCACAACAGTTGAAGGGATCGGATCCGCCAACGATCTGCACCCGATGCAGAAAGCCTTCGTCGAGCGGGACGGTTATCAGTGTGGCTACTGCACACCAGGCCAGATCATGGCAGCCATCGCAACGCTTGACGAGCTGTCGGCTGGTATCCCTAGTGCGGTGACAGTCGATGTCACATCGTCATCGACTGCGACACCCGAAGAGTTACGTGAGCGAATGAGCGGCAATCTTTGCCGCTGTGCCGCATATCCCAACATTATTGCTGCCATCTCTGATGTCGAGGAGAGCCAAGGATGA
- a CDS encoding FAD binding domain-containing protein, which yields MRPFSYERANSVEDAVVRLAAQPSARIIAGGTNLLDLMKLQIETPEHLIDVNGVGLDQIEPSGAGSLRIGALVRNTDLAANPTVRRDYSVLTRALVSGASGQLRNRATTAGNLMQRTRCPYFYGTAMRCNKRSPGSAAMPWKVCQPISQFLALAMPVSLLTPQIWR from the coding sequence ATGAGACCTTTCTCCTACGAACGAGCTAACTCTGTAGAAGATGCCGTCGTACGGCTTGCAGCCCAACCCAGTGCACGGATCATCGCAGGCGGCACAAACCTGCTGGATCTGATGAAACTGCAGATCGAGACGCCGGAGCATCTGATTGATGTTAATGGTGTTGGGCTGGACCAGATTGAGCCGTCAGGTGCTGGTAGCCTGCGTATCGGCGCACTGGTGCGCAACACCGATCTTGCTGCAAATCCGACAGTGCGACGTGACTATAGTGTACTGACACGCGCTTTGGTATCCGGGGCATCCGGTCAATTGCGCAACCGGGCAACCACCGCTGGAAACCTCATGCAGCGGACACGCTGCCCCTATTTCTACGGAACTGCCATGCGTTGCAACAAACGATCGCCCGGATCCGCTGCGATGCCCTGGAAGGTTTGTCAGCCAATCTCGCAATTCTTGGCTCTAGCGATGCCTGTATCGCTACTCACCCCTCAGATATGGCGGTAG
- a CDS encoding FAD binding domain-containing protein yields the protein MQQTIARIRCDALEGLSANLAILGSSDACIATHPSDMAVAMRALDAVVRVMGPGGVRRISIADFHRLPGDTPEIETELQPGEMITAVELPAPLGGTHVYRKVRERASYAFATVSVALVARVDGESVGIERLAFGGLAAKPWRVEAAERRGTGTPKEVARDAANIALEGATPTHENAYKIKLAERSLHAALIDAMEQTA from the coding sequence TTGCAACAAACGATCGCCCGGATCCGCTGCGATGCCCTGGAAGGTTTGTCAGCCAATCTCGCAATTCTTGGCTCTAGCGATGCCTGTATCGCTACTCACCCCTCAGATATGGCGGTAGCGATGCGGGCGCTTGATGCCGTGGTGCGGGTTATGGGGCCTGGAGGAGTGCGCCGAATTTCGATCGCTGATTTTCACCGACTACCAGGTGACACTCCAGAGATAGAAACAGAACTGCAGCCTGGCGAGATGATTACCGCTGTTGAGTTGCCCGCCCCTTTGGGAGGCACTCACGTTTACCGCAAGGTGCGTGAACGGGCGAGCTACGCCTTCGCCACCGTCTCTGTTGCGCTGGTTGCCCGCGTCGATGGGGAAAGCGTTGGGATTGAAAGGCTGGCTTTCGGCGGCTTAGCCGCCAAGCCTTGGCGAGTGGAGGCGGCAGAGCGACGTGGCACGGGCACACCCAAAGAGGTTGCGCGGGACGCAGCTAACATTGCCCTTGAGGGTGCAACGCCTACCCATGAAAACGCCTATAAGATCAAGCTCGCGGAGCGGTCACTGCACGCGGCACTAATCGATGCAATGGAGCAGACAGCATGA